TCCTTGCCACACCCAGCGAGCGCTTGGACCACCGATTTTCAGCGCCGGTTTGTGCTCGTACAGATCCCGAAACCACTGGTAGCGCACTTGGCTCTGGGTCAGCGGGTTATTGGCAAAGGGCTTGGGATAGTAGGGGACCTGGCCCGGCGCATAGCTTGGCTGGCGCTGGAGCTGCTCCATCACCCGGGCAAGGGGGGAAGCGATAGGGCGCATCCATTTGCTGATGTTGATACCGTGCATCGGGGCACTGAGCGCAGCACGAGCAAAGGTGCCCGGGTGGCGGGCCAAATAGAGGCTGGTCACCGTACCGCCCATCGAGTGGCCGATCATGAACAGCTGCTGGTAGCCTTTGGGTTTGACCACTGACTCAACGAAGGTGTTCAGGTCGCTAACATAGTCGTCGAAGTGGCCGACATGGCCGAGTTCGGTATCTTCAGCCAGACGGTCAGATACACCCTGGCCGCGGTGGTCGAGGGAGTAGACATCGTAGCCCTGGCGGACCAGATCATAAAACAGCTCTTGGTATTTCCAGTAACTCTCGACCCGGCCGTTGACGACGACAATGGCTTTGTCCGGGTTGTTGCCGGTAAATGAGACCCAGCCAATATTGGTGCGGTTGACCCCCTCGAACATACCTTCCTGGCGATGTTGCCACAGCTTGGCCACAGGGCCGGCCATGGTTTCAGCAAAGCGGTTTTCCTGGGATAAATCAAAAAAATGGGGGGGCTGGACAGTCATTCATCACCTCGGTTAACAGTATCTGGGGCAAGTATAACCCAATGTCATACTTGCTGTTGCCATAAGGTGTGAACAGCTGTTAACGTGTGGCGTTTTTATGCGGTTACCTCCCCCAACTCCGGTAGAATAGCGAAAAGGAAAAGGCACTGTGGAACTTGAAATCTGGTTGGCTTACCTGGCGACGGCGATTGTGTTTAGCATCGCGCCGGGATCGGGCACGGTAAACTCGATCAGCAATGGGATGACCTATGGCTGGCGCAAGTCTCTGGCATCGATAGCAGGGCTGCAAATCGGCCTTGGCGTATATATTGTGCTGGTGGGGGTGGGCCTGGGAGCCTTGATTGCCCAGTCGGCAACAGCGTTCACCGTGATCAAATGGGCCGGGGTCGGTTACCTGATCTGGCTCGGGGTGCAAAAGTGGCGCGATCGGGGCCTGCTTCAGATCGCCGGCGACCATCCGCAGGTGCCTGCCCGACAACTTTGCCGCCAGGCGGTACTGGTTAACCTGACCAACCCCAAGACCGTGGTCTTTCTGGTGGCGCTGTTCCCCCAGTTTATCGACCCTAGCCAGCCGCAGATGGCCCAGCTGTGGGTGCTGGGGCTCACCACGGTGGCAGTCGACGCCGCTGTGATGCTGGGATACGTAGTGCTGGCTTCCCAGCTTGCGGGCTATATTCGCTCGGCGAGGATCATGGCGGCACTGAACCGCGTGTTCGGGTCGATGTTTATTGGTTGTGGTGCGCTATTGGCGACAGCTAAGGCTTGAGGCTGCCTGCTGCGGCCATTGGTGCAATACGCTCTTTGCCCTTTGTTGTGGAGACTCTTTCAGTTTTATGTATTCCTACGTTGCGCGCCAGCCTATCTTCAACCGTCACCAAAAAACGGCCGGCTACGAGCTGCTGTTCAGGGACGGTGAGGGCAATGCCTTTCCTGTTGGTGTCGATGAGAACAAGGCGACCTGCTGTCTGCTGGTTAACAGTTTTATTGCCGACAGCGATGGTATGGCTCAGGCGGGCAAGCGGTGCTTCATTAATTTTCCCCATAAAAGCCTGGTCAGGCTGCTACCGACCCTGCTGCCGAAAAAACAGGTGGTGATCGAAGTGCTGGAAACCTGCCAGCCAAATGATGAGTTGCTGCTTGCGATCCGCCATTTGAACCGCCTGGGCTATATGATCGCGCTCGATGATTTCAATATGGATCCCCGCTGGCAGCGTTTCCTACCCTATGTGCATATCATCAAGCTGGACTTGCTGAAGATCGGGCTTGAGGCCGCGTGCGAGTATGTCGCGCAGAACCGCGGCAAAAAGCTGATGTTTCTTGCTGAGAAGGTCGAGAGCTACCGCGACTACACGCAGGCTCACCAAGCGGGCTTCCACTTTTTCCAGGGCTATTATTTTAGCCGCCCCGAGCTGCTCAAAAGCCGCAACCTCAAACCCGAACGCCTATCGACCCTGCGCCTGTTGCAGGAGGTATGCCGGGATCAGGTCGACTTTGAGCGGGTGGAGCAGATCATCGCCTCTGACTTGTCGCTGTCTTACCTGCTGCTACGCTATGTCAACACAGCTGTCGATAGGCTCAAGGTACCGATCAGTGAATTCAAGCAGGCGTTGGTGTATCTGGGCGAGGAAAAACTCAAGGTCTTTGTCAGCGCCGTGGCGACCGCCCAGGCTTCGATTGATAAGCCCCATGAGCTTTACGCCTTATCGCTCCAGCGCGGCAGGATGTGCGAAATCCTGGCAGCGGTCAGCGGGCAGGATGTTGAGGCCAAGCCGGCTTTTATGACCGGTTTGCTTTCTTTGATCGATGCCTTGCTCGATCAGCCGCTGGATGAGTTGCTGGCCCAGTTGCCCCTGCAGTCGGAAATACGCCAGGCCCTGCTGCACCAGCATGGCTCGCTGGGCCAATTGCTGAGGCTGACCATCGCCTACGAGCAGGCGCAATGGGGGTTGGTCAACCAGCTCGCCGAGGCACTGGGTATAGAAGGCCCGCGCATTAGCCAAAGCTACCAGCTCGCCCTGCAGTGGTCGTCGAAATACGATCTCCAAGCCCCGCCTCGTCCCCTTACCGCCGCCCAGACTGGCTGAGCGCCTTGATAGTCTCGGCCAGGGCGGGATTGAGCGTCTTGTTGGCCGGATAGCATAACCCGAGCCGGCGGAACATCCGCGGCCCGTCGAGCGGGACGGTGACCAGTTCGGTGGCGGTTTCCAGCACCCCGGTCGGCAGGAAGGAGATCCCGAGGCCGGCCTGGACTAGGTGCATGACCTGGGTCTTATGCTCGGCCTTGGCAACCAAGTTGACGGCCAGTCCGTCACAGGCCAGCAGGCCGATGGTCTGCTGGTGGGCTTCGCACGGCGGGCACTCAATAAAGTCATGCTGGTGAAGCTGCTCCGGCCGGACCGTGTCCAGCTTGGCTAGCGGGTGGGACGGCAGCATGCACAGCACATAGTCCTCCTCCCACAGCGGCAGAAAAATCTCGTCGTCTTGCTTGAACATATCCAGCGTCAGGCGGGCATCCGCTGGTGCATCGTGATCCACCAATTCCAATAGCACATTAGGAATATGCTCACGTAGGGTGCGGAACACGCGGGCCAGGGCGGCCTGGCTCAGATCGGGGAAATTACCCAGCCGCAGTGGCAGGCACTCGGTGCGTTGCTGGAATAGTAACGGCAGGCGGTTGACGTCACCGAGCAACCTGACTGCCAGCGGGTAGAGGTAATGGGCCTCGTCGGTCA
This Photobacterium gaetbulicola Gung47 DNA region includes the following protein-coding sequences:
- a CDS encoding putative lysophospholipase (COG2267); the protein is MTVQPPHFFDLSQENRFAETMAGPVAKLWQHRQEGMFEGVNRTNIGWVSFTGNNPDKAIVVVNGRVESYWKYQELFYDLVRQGYDVYSLDHRGQGVSDRLAEDTELGHVGHFDDYVSDLNTFVESVVKPKGYQQLFMIGHSMGGTVTSLYLARHPGTFARAALSAPMHGINISKWMRPIASPLARVMEQLQRQPSYAPGQVPYYPKPFANNPLTQSQVRYQWFRDLYEHKPALKIGGPSARWVWQGLAAAKCCIREAGNITTPILLLQASEDTIIDNAAQQQFHQAMVGANRDSQFKVIDGARHELLFEADTYRLPALASVLEHFRKAEIPNA
- a CDS encoding homoserine/homoserine lactone efflux protein (COG1280); translated protein: MELEIWLAYLATAIVFSIAPGSGTVNSISNGMTYGWRKSLASIAGLQIGLGVYIVLVGVGLGALIAQSATAFTVIKWAGVGYLIWLGVQKWRDRGLLQIAGDHPQVPARQLCRQAVLVNLTNPKTVVFLVALFPQFIDPSQPQMAQLWVLGLTTVAVDAAVMLGYVVLASQLAGYIRSARIMAALNRVFGSMFIGCGALLATAKA
- a CDS encoding hypothetical protein (COG3434); translated protein: MYSYVARQPIFNRHQKTAGYELLFRDGEGNAFPVGVDENKATCCLLVNSFIADSDGMAQAGKRCFINFPHKSLVRLLPTLLPKKQVVIEVLETCQPNDELLLAIRHLNRLGYMIALDDFNMDPRWQRFLPYVHIIKLDLLKIGLEAACEYVAQNRGKKLMFLAEKVESYRDYTQAHQAGFHFFQGYYFSRPELLKSRNLKPERLSTLRLLQEVCRDQVDFERVEQIIASDLSLSYLLLRYVNTAVDRLKVPISEFKQALVYLGEEKLKVFVSAVATAQASIDKPHELYALSLQRGRMCEILAAVSGQDVEAKPAFMTGLLSLIDALLDQPLDELLAQLPLQSEIRQALLHQHGSLGQLLRLTIAYEQAQWGLVNQLAEALGIEGPRISQSYQLALQWSSKYDLQAPPRPLTAAQTG
- a CDS encoding LysR family transcriptional regulator (COG0583); translated protein: MDLRLLRFFVAVYEEKNITLAAERCFVSQPSISHAIKQLEEELSTTLFERHKKGVDLTDEAHYLYPLAVRLLGDVNRLPLLFQQRTECLPLRLGNFPDLSQAALARVFRTLREHIPNVLLELVDHDAPADARLTLDMFKQDDEIFLPLWEEDYVLCMLPSHPLAKLDTVRPEQLHQHDFIECPPCEAHQQTIGLLACDGLAVNLVAKAEHKTQVMHLVQAGLGISFLPTGVLETATELVTVPLDGPRMFRRLGLCYPANKTLNPALAETIKALSQSGRR